A window of the Mesotoga prima MesG1.Ag.4.2 genome harbors these coding sequences:
- a CDS encoding LVIVD repeat-containing protein, which yields MKCLVFGENLSGWNTGSSFILADVSDPAKISVIARAKASGNCMAFLVDSGRLYCLEREFFEVFDITDIENIRMLKRIEGYCGGYILFDKMKELLYLSNWRRGIAILDVSKRDDPIPLGSADCDCVDLHPVGNDGPYGMSSGLCLRGNFLFGATMDYVTSRNLGALYMYDVSDPSNPKKVTKIPTPDFRAHGMDSKGNYVFAVGAHGVLSFDISIPEDPMTVGELKTGNHFLVSARLADDFLFAVGVIHSSVEHNGILDVVDISNPLHPRLIGEIVLPLSFFGDSITIDNEIAYVVCDSGVAIVDIGRPESPRLLSARNAPEGKWNSGIHIYDI from the coding sequence TTGAAATGCCTTGTTTTCGGTGAGAATCTATCTGGCTGGAATACCGGTTCGTCATTCATCTTGGCAGATGTATCTGACCCGGCGAAGATATCCGTAATCGCGAGGGCTAAAGCTTCGGGAAACTGTATGGCCTTCCTAGTAGATTCGGGAAGACTCTATTGCCTTGAAAGAGAGTTCTTCGAGGTCTTCGACATCACAGATATCGAGAACATAAGAATGCTGAAAAGAATAGAAGGATATTGTGGAGGATACATTCTTTTTGATAAAATGAAGGAGCTGCTCTACCTATCTAACTGGAGGCGGGGAATTGCAATCCTGGATGTCTCAAAAAGGGACGACCCGATTCCACTGGGAAGCGCCGATTGTGACTGCGTCGATCTTCATCCCGTTGGAAATGATGGACCATATGGTATGTCAAGCGGCCTTTGTCTCAGAGGCAATTTCCTGTTTGGAGCTACCATGGATTATGTCACGTCGAGAAACCTGGGAGCTTTGTACATGTACGATGTTTCAGATCCTTCAAATCCAAAGAAAGTCACGAAAATTCCGACTCCGGACTTCAGAGCGCACGGGATGGATTCGAAAGGCAACTATGTCTTCGCCGTCGGTGCGCACGGGGTTCTATCATTCGACATCTCTATTCCTGAAGACCCCATGACTGTTGGAGAGCTGAAGACTGGAAATCACTTTTTAGTGAGCGCGAGGCTAGCAGATGACTTTCTCTTTGCAGTTGGTGTTATTCACAGCTCCGTCGAACACAACGGAATTCTTGACGTAGTAGATATCTCTAACCCTCTGCACCCTCGACTCATTGGAGAAATTGTCTTGCCGTTGAGTTTCTTCGGGGACAGCATAACGATCGACAATGAGATAGCCTATGTCGTCTGTGACTCGGGCGTGGCGATTGTAGATATCGGCAGACCGGAATCGCCGAGACTGCTTTCCGCTCGAAACGCTCCTGAAGGCAAATGGAACTCGGGAATACACATCTATGATATCTAA
- a CDS encoding LVIVD repeat-containing protein, with the protein MKRFMITSESELPIEPSDPAFVVLDVTDPRKISFVDRIRTLGTTVSFASHNGLLFCSEIGHLEIFDVSSLPKISRVSMFEGNHPGNTTQYEVSEKRLYLSSYQHGISVIDVKNPTSPVLLGSCDCDISVEPGAGIGPYGISQIVKRGHYVFGVAMDYVATKEREALYVYDVSDFENIRKAARLSTTPVKGHGMAIAGSHLFAVGACGILSIDISSPEEPLTIGELPLEGRFGVFARDYRNRLLISGRILEFAEEESSAKADSKLSSKPLLSSDRSQNGFFQVIDVSNPIHPRLLSETRIDTGEGFGLLVDKDIAYLACSNGVATVDVKDVNNPAVLALFDELDQTKEYIGAAIVEVD; encoded by the coding sequence GTGAAAAGGTTCATGATCACTTCGGAAAGCGAGCTCCCCATAGAACCGTCCGATCCGGCCTTCGTCGTTCTCGATGTTACCGATCCACGCAAGATATCCTTCGTAGATCGAATAAGGACTCTGGGTACGACCGTTTCATTCGCTTCTCATAACGGGCTTCTCTTCTGCAGTGAAATTGGCCACCTGGAAATCTTCGACGTTTCGAGCCTTCCAAAAATCTCCAGAGTATCCATGTTTGAGGGAAACCATCCAGGCAACACAACACAGTATGAAGTGTCGGAAAAGCGCCTGTACCTTTCAAGCTATCAGCATGGAATAAGCGTAATTGATGTCAAGAACCCGACTTCGCCGGTTCTGCTAGGGTCATGTGATTGTGATATCTCGGTTGAACCAGGTGCTGGTATCGGCCCATACGGGATTTCTCAGATAGTGAAGAGGGGACACTATGTCTTTGGGGTCGCCATGGATTATGTGGCTACAAAAGAGAGGGAAGCGCTGTATGTCTACGACGTAAGCGATTTCGAAAATATCAGGAAGGCTGCCAGATTGAGCACGACCCCCGTTAAGGGTCATGGAATGGCAATAGCAGGAAGCCACTTGTTCGCAGTGGGTGCATGCGGAATTCTCTCAATAGACATATCATCTCCTGAGGAGCCTCTCACGATTGGAGAACTGCCGCTTGAAGGGAGATTCGGCGTTTTCGCCCGAGATTACAGGAATCGACTCCTAATCTCGGGAAGAATACTTGAATTCGCCGAAGAAGAGAGTTCTGCAAAGGCTGACAGCAAATTGTCTTCAAAGCCGCTCCTCTCGAGCGACAGGTCTCAGAATGGATTCTTTCAGGTAATCGACGTTTCAAACCCGATCCATCCTCGTCTTTTGAGCGAGACCCGTATAGACACGGGAGAGGGCTTTGGACTTCTCGTGGATAAAGATATCGCCTATCTGGCCTGCTCTAACGGTGTCGCGACTGTGGACGTTAAAGATGTAAACAACCCTGCGGTTTTAGCTCTTTTTGATGAACTGGATCAGACAAAGGAGTACATAGGCGCGGCAATAGTAGAAGTAGACTGA
- a CDS encoding aminotransferase-like domain-containing protein, with amino-acid sequence MFRIDFQLDKDSTVPLYLQLIERLRKKILSGEYPDGSKLPSVREIEQLLGVSKNVVLKAMNELYVDDLVYREVGSGTYIRAKKEKGADTGPIDWCKHLDTWYRHTHQFKKRSPTSEIATLGLLVIFHNESPDDELIPHQLLKALTQRAMKSDIFMETVNYVEHPKGLRDLRKAICMRLGCNGESLKPENVIVSGRNVESEHLIFKAFTRQGEAVVIENPTNMNVLGILKTLHLKVIPVRRSIEGIDLNQLEDVLRKNSVKLIYLQSTAGEPMGTTMPDRKKQELVRLAASYRVPIVDDLTGGSEFQYTGKTPFPMRHFEEDNVVFEIHDIVKTFGAGVTTGWIVGPDKALDILWSSMRVMERDVAGLLQLVTNEILNSEFYDHHLSFVHEKLTKRRELLIHACNRYLPSYAKANICDSGTSWWVELPKGFDVRDIRRNLNRKNIEIAPGNWFFNDEKGYNFFRLGLYVKEEYIEPALIEIGKTVERYRKHEFGSVTKFEYTSW; translated from the coding sequence GTGTTCAGAATCGACTTTCAGCTGGATAAGGACAGCACGGTTCCGTTATATTTGCAGTTAATCGAAAGGCTAAGAAAGAAAATCCTTTCAGGTGAATATCCCGACGGCTCTAAGTTACCTTCTGTTAGAGAAATCGAACAGCTTCTCGGCGTAAGCAAGAATGTTGTCTTGAAAGCTATGAACGAACTCTACGTGGATGATCTTGTCTACCGAGAAGTGGGCAGCGGTACATATATTCGCGCCAAAAAAGAGAAGGGAGCCGACACCGGACCCATCGACTGGTGCAAACACCTGGATACCTGGTACAGACATACTCATCAGTTCAAGAAGAGATCACCGACGAGTGAAATTGCGACGCTCGGTCTCCTGGTGATTTTTCATAACGAATCGCCGGACGATGAACTGATCCCACATCAGCTCCTTAAGGCCCTCACACAAAGAGCGATGAAAAGCGACATCTTCATGGAGACGGTTAACTATGTGGAGCATCCAAAAGGATTGCGTGATCTTCGAAAGGCAATATGTATGAGACTCGGATGTAATGGGGAGAGCCTGAAGCCGGAAAATGTTATCGTAAGCGGCAGAAACGTCGAATCGGAGCATTTGATCTTCAAAGCCTTCACCAGACAGGGAGAAGCAGTTGTGATTGAAAACCCCACAAATATGAACGTGCTCGGAATTCTGAAGACCCTTCATCTGAAGGTAATTCCCGTTAGAAGAAGTATCGAAGGAATCGATCTAAACCAACTTGAAGATGTTCTCAGAAAGAATTCGGTGAAACTTATCTATTTGCAGTCAACTGCGGGTGAACCGATGGGTACGACCATGCCTGACAGGAAGAAACAGGAACTTGTAAGGCTTGCCGCAAGTTACAGAGTTCCGATTGTCGACGACTTGACCGGCGGCTCCGAGTTTCAGTACACGGGAAAGACTCCCTTTCCAATGCGCCACTTTGAGGAAGATAACGTTGTTTTCGAAATACATGACATAGTGAAAACCTTTGGAGCTGGAGTCACAACAGGCTGGATAGTAGGCCCGGATAAAGCTTTGGACATATTATGGAGTTCAATGAGAGTCATGGAGAGAGATGTCGCAGGATTACTTCAGCTGGTGACGAATGAGATACTCAACTCCGAGTTTTACGATCACCATCTTTCCTTCGTCCATGAGAAACTTACAAAAAGACGAGAATTGTTAATCCATGCCTGTAACAGATATCTGCCGTCATATGCCAAAGCCAATATCTGTGATTCGGGAACAAGCTGGTGGGTAGAGCTTCCGAAGGGCTTTGATGTGCGCGACATAAGAAGGAATCTCAACAGAAAGAACATAGAGATTGCGCCGGGAAACTGGTTCTTCAATGACGAAAAAGGGTACAACTTCTTCAGACTGGGACTGTATGTTAAGGAAGAGTACATAGAACCGGCGCTGATAGAAATAGGAAAGACAGTTGAGAGGTACAGAAAGCACGAGTTCGGCTCAGTCACGAAGTTCGAATACACAAGCTGGTGA
- a CDS encoding ABC transporter substrate-binding protein, translating into MKRISTAFIVVLSFCCVFSRAQDYYVAEVSGKPGGTLSVDGMDPRSLNPAFGNDGASLNILKFIVESLLDENEFGFPEHPALCKDWWISEDGCTLSFVIREGLQWSDGQPFTIEDVRWTFEEIYLVAEMTLFGNSTFMSSAGDLPLVEVEGNTISFTWSEPNALAPRTIGLTPILPKHSLEEYVANGTFPSAWNIGETEKVVVMGPFVIEQFHLGDTIVLEKNPYYWRFDSSGFRLPYIDKIFVKVSTSMEQALLRFEAGELDVYNPSAEQFPRVLSMAEEKGWSVLAGQPRPLTEFLMFNFNAPDPVKREWFRNEHFRKAIAYLMDRESILNTIFSGLGASIHGPLSSSSIYYDPKVEEFNYDFSPTRARLELKRGGFDWRSDGTCIDEFGNPVSFQILTCSWNSQWVGIVTVLSDQLSNIGINATTAFMDWDTYVTKAHSGTFDSMTLAEGGAEPGLLTMVYHSRGVRHYWNYHPDYNLSDHITEETYFYPDWQKRIDEILEAQKSVIELEERCQLFSEFQLVMAQHLPIVFTATQLLLYAYDNSIHHGPWKYGSMFELPWRPWDVWRE; encoded by the coding sequence GTGAAGCGCATATCAACGGCCTTCATCGTCGTGCTTTCCTTCTGCTGTGTGTTTTCGAGAGCGCAAGATTATTATGTCGCAGAAGTCTCCGGCAAGCCGGGAGGGACACTGAGCGTTGATGGAATGGATCCCAGATCTCTGAATCCCGCTTTCGGAAATGACGGTGCTTCTCTAAACATACTTAAATTCATTGTAGAGTCGCTTTTGGATGAAAATGAATTTGGATTCCCGGAGCATCCGGCTCTATGCAAGGATTGGTGGATTTCGGAAGACGGGTGTACATTGAGTTTTGTCATTCGTGAGGGCCTTCAGTGGTCAGATGGACAACCATTCACTATTGAGGACGTGAGATGGACTTTCGAAGAGATATATTTAGTCGCGGAGATGACTCTGTTCGGAAACAGTACTTTTATGAGCTCTGCAGGTGATCTGCCATTGGTGGAAGTGGAGGGCAACACGATCTCATTCACATGGAGCGAGCCAAACGCCCTCGCACCAAGGACTATCGGTCTGACTCCCATACTACCGAAGCATTCTCTCGAAGAGTATGTCGCAAATGGGACTTTTCCGTCTGCCTGGAATATTGGAGAAACCGAGAAAGTTGTGGTTATGGGACCCTTCGTCATTGAGCAGTTTCACCTGGGAGATACGATAGTACTTGAGAAGAACCCGTATTATTGGAGATTTGACAGTTCGGGCTTCAGATTGCCCTATATAGATAAGATCTTTGTCAAGGTCTCCACGAGCATGGAGCAAGCTCTTCTTCGTTTCGAGGCTGGCGAACTTGATGTCTATAATCCATCGGCTGAACAGTTCCCCCGTGTGCTCTCGATGGCCGAGGAAAAGGGCTGGAGTGTTTTGGCCGGTCAGCCGAGACCGCTGACTGAGTTCCTCATGTTCAACTTCAATGCTCCCGATCCGGTGAAGCGCGAGTGGTTCAGAAACGAACACTTCAGGAAGGCGATAGCTTATTTGATGGATCGAGAATCGATTCTCAACACGATCTTTTCTGGACTGGGCGCCTCTATTCACGGGCCATTATCTTCATCGAGCATCTATTACGATCCCAAGGTGGAGGAGTTCAATTACGACTTTTCGCCGACCCGGGCAAGGCTTGAGCTAAAGCGTGGCGGCTTCGACTGGAGGAGCGACGGAACCTGTATCGACGAGTTTGGGAATCCGGTGAGTTTCCAGATACTAACGTGTTCTTGGAACAGCCAGTGGGTGGGAATCGTCACAGTTCTCTCAGATCAACTTTCAAATATTGGAATCAACGCAACTACTGCATTCATGGACTGGGACACATATGTTACCAAAGCCCATTCTGGAACATTCGACTCAATGACTCTCGCAGAGGGAGGCGCTGAACCGGGGCTCCTTACAATGGTCTACCATTCAAGAGGGGTGAGACATTACTGGAATTATCATCCAGATTACAATCTAAGCGATCACATAACCGAGGAGACCTATTTTTATCCCGATTGGCAGAAGAGAATAGATGAGATCTTGGAAGCGCAAAAATCCGTTATTGAACTGGAAGAGAGATGCCAATTGTTCTCCGAATTCCAGTTGGTGATGGCCCAACATTTGCCGATCGTCTTTACGGCTACACAACTTCTTCTCTATGCGTACGACAATAGCATCCATCATGGGCCATGGAAATATGGATCGATGTTCGAACTGCCCTGGAGACCATGGGATGTCTGGAGAGAGTGA
- a CDS encoding ABC transporter substrate-binding protein translates to MKRALILVSMLTMLFVAGLASEPDYFIADCNGKPGGSLSIDGTDPLSLNPAFGMDGGSAITLDLITESLLNENEFGFPEHPALCKDWWISEDGFTLSFVIREGLQWSDGQPFTIEDVRWTFEEIYLVAEMTLFGNSNFMSSAGDLPLVEVEGNTISFTWSEPNALAPRTIGLTPILPKHCLEKNVTEGTFSTAWNIGEFEKVVVMGPFVVGKYYQGDMIVLERNPYYWKFDSSGFRLPYLDKIFITVSTNMEQVLIRFEAGELDIINPTADQFPRILSMAEEKGWKAVTGQPRPLSEFLMFNFNVPDPVKSEWFRNEHFRKAIAYAMDRKSVLDTVYCGLGVILHGPVSSSSIYYDPQVEEFSYDFSPTRARLELKRGGFDWRSDGTCIDEYGNPVSFQILTCSWNSQWIGIVTILSDQLSNIGINATTAFMDWDSFVTRAYLGTFDSMTMGEGSAEPGLLETVYHSKGTSHYWNFHPDYNPSDHITEDTYFYPDWQKRIDEILEAQKSVIELEERCRLFSEFQLIMAEHMPLIFMTTQLLLYAYDSDIHHGPWIYGAMLGMPWRPWDVWRE, encoded by the coding sequence ATGAAAAGAGCGTTAATCCTCGTTTCTATGCTTACTATGTTATTTGTCGCAGGATTGGCCTCAGAACCAGATTACTTCATTGCCGACTGTAACGGCAAGCCGGGAGGGTCGCTGAGCATCGATGGCACCGATCCACTGTCTCTAAATCCGGCGTTTGGCATGGATGGGGGATCAGCAATTACACTCGACCTGATTACGGAGTCGCTTCTGAATGAAAATGAATTTGGATTCCCGGAGCATCCGGCTCTATGCAAGGATTGGTGGATTTCGGAAGACGGATTTACATTGAGTTTTGTCATTCGTGAGGGCCTTCAGTGGTCAGATGGACAACCATTCACTATTGAGGACGTGAGATGGACTTTCGAAGAGATATATTTAGTCGCGGAGATGACTCTGTTCGGAAACAGTAATTTCATGAGCTCTGCAGGTGATCTGCCATTGGTAGAAGTGGAGGGCAACACGATCTCATTCACATGGAGCGAGCCAAATGCCCTTGCACCGAGGACTATCGGTCTGACTCCGATTCTCCCGAAACACTGCCTGGAAAAGAACGTAACTGAAGGGACTTTCTCTACCGCATGGAATATCGGTGAATTCGAGAAAGTAGTCGTCATGGGTCCATTCGTTGTTGGGAAGTATTATCAAGGCGATATGATAGTTCTTGAAAGGAACCCTTATTACTGGAAATTCGATAGCTCGGGCTTCAGATTACCCTATCTCGACAAAATCTTCATAACGGTTTCCACAAACATGGAACAGGTTCTCATAAGGTTTGAAGCAGGCGAACTCGACATAATCAATCCAACTGCCGACCAGTTTCCGAGAATTCTCTCAATGGCAGAGGAAAAGGGCTGGAAAGCTGTCACCGGTCAACCGAGACCGCTGAGTGAGTTCCTCATGTTCAACTTCAATGTTCCCGATCCGGTGAAAAGCGAGTGGTTCAGAAATGAACACTTCAGAAAGGCGATAGCCTACGCCATGGATCGAAAATCGGTCCTGGATACAGTTTACTGTGGTCTGGGAGTCATACTGCACGGTCCGGTATCCTCATCCAGTATTTACTACGATCCCCAGGTGGAGGAGTTCAGTTACGACTTCTCGCCGACCCGGGCAAGGCTTGAGCTAAAACGAGGCGGCTTCGACTGGAGGAGCGACGGAACCTGTATCGACGAGTATGGGAATCCGGTGAGTTTCCAGATACTAACGTGTTCTTGGAACAGCCAGTGGATCGGAATCGTCACGATACTCTCAGATCAGCTTTCGAATATTGGAATCAACGCAACTACTGCATTCATGGACTGGGACTCATTTGTTACCAGAGCCTATTTAGGGACATTTGATTCAATGACAATGGGGGAAGGAAGTGCTGAGCCGGGGCTCCTTGAAACGGTCTACCATTCAAAGGGGACGAGTCATTACTGGAACTTCCATCCCGATTACAATCCAAGCGATCACATAACTGAGGATACCTATTTTTATCCCGATTGGCAGAAGAGAATAGATGAGATCTTGGAAGCGCAAAAATCCGTTATTGAACTGGAAGAGAGATGCCGATTGTTCTCCGAATTCCAGTTGATAATGGCTGAGCACATGCCTTTGATTTTCATGACAACTCAGCTACTGCTCTATGCATATGATAGCGATATACATCATGGCCCGTGGATCTATGGGGCGATGCTTGGAATGCCCTGGCGACCATGGGATGTCTGGAGAGAGTGA
- a CDS encoding N-acetylmuramoyl-L-alanine amidase family protein: MHSKRRIVLSTIVMLFATLGLSLTICIDPGHQKEADFTHEQIAPGSETTKARVSTGTRGSSTGIPEYVFNLEFSFMLRDRLLEEGYDVVMTRESHEVNVSNIERAEIANEAKADLCVRIHANYSSDSSLKGFMLLVPSSSSVHTAPIYEESRKAAEKIHASLLQISGIESLGIRVRDDMTGFNWSKVPVIIFEAGYMSNPEEDVLLSTQDYREKLVEALVTGIADYFLTK, from the coding sequence ATGCATTCAAAGAGAAGAATAGTCCTTTCAACAATTGTAATGCTGTTTGCCACCCTGGGCCTTTCACTTACTATATGCATCGATCCCGGTCATCAGAAGGAAGCCGACTTCACTCACGAGCAGATCGCTCCGGGTTCTGAAACGACCAAGGCGAGGGTTTCTACCGGAACGCGCGGCTCCTCTACCGGGATTCCTGAATACGTCTTCAATTTGGAATTCTCTTTCATGCTGAGGGATAGGCTTCTCGAAGAGGGGTACGACGTCGTGATGACTAGAGAGAGTCACGAAGTCAACGTGAGCAACATAGAGAGGGCAGAGATCGCAAACGAGGCAAAGGCAGATCTTTGTGTCCGGATACACGCAAACTACAGCTCCGACAGCAGCCTGAAGGGATTCATGTTGCTTGTTCCTTCTTCGTCGTCCGTACACACTGCGCCGATCTACGAAGAGAGTAGGAAGGCTGCCGAGAAGATCCATGCGAGCTTGCTGCAGATAAGCGGAATAGAGTCTCTCGGAATCAGAGTTCGTGATGACATGACGGGGTTCAACTGGTCGAAAGTCCCTGTGATAATCTTCGAAGCGGGATATATGTCCAATCCTGAAGAGGATGTCCTTCTCTCCACCCAGGATTACAGGGAAAAGCTTGTCGAGGCTCTCGTTACCGGAATCGCGGATTATTTTCTTACGAAGTAG
- a CDS encoding MFS transporter, translating into MKKGKATFVLFLLLFMMVFLNADQMVMSPNMGEIEAEFGITKADIGLIQGSFTIVGALISLLWGFFADKYNRKLLLLLSVLVGEIPCFLSAFVQTFPQLFVARALTGIGVGALFPVVFSYAGDAFKESQRAKVNSFLSTAISLGAIVGMVIAGFTGASLGWRIPFIIVSLPNILLALLFFLFAEEPKRGAAEVAVGDLVDKGVNYIGKVRLSDYKNLFKVKTNLILFIQGILGTIPWGAIPYYLVNFFETSKNLSKESATMIFIFFGVGNVLGIFFGGLIGGLLYKKKPSYMPLFSGIMTIIGTFVALLALNFPPVEGAGGFVMLGALGMVAAASASMTGPNMKTMLMNVNAPENRGRIFSIFNLTDSLGTGFGQFFAGTLATAVGSLGVAMNVSALFWLPCGLVLLTAALVFPKDIASLNKKMKEAALTMEKEK; encoded by the coding sequence ATGAAAAAGGGAAAGGCGACTTTCGTTCTCTTTCTTTTGCTCTTCATGATGGTCTTTCTAAACGCGGACCAGATGGTCATGTCTCCGAACATGGGGGAAATCGAGGCCGAATTCGGGATAACAAAGGCAGACATCGGGCTGATTCAGGGTTCATTCACTATCGTAGGGGCCTTGATTTCACTTCTCTGGGGCTTCTTTGCCGACAAGTACAACCGAAAGCTCCTGCTTCTCTTAAGCGTTCTGGTGGGCGAGATTCCTTGTTTCCTTTCCGCCTTCGTGCAGACCTTTCCCCAGCTTTTCGTTGCCAGGGCCTTAACGGGAATAGGTGTCGGTGCCCTCTTTCCGGTAGTCTTCTCTTATGCCGGCGATGCCTTTAAAGAGTCTCAGAGAGCCAAAGTAAACTCCTTTCTTTCGACCGCGATCTCTCTGGGAGCCATAGTAGGCATGGTTATAGCCGGCTTCACCGGTGCATCGCTCGGCTGGAGAATCCCGTTCATAATTGTCTCTCTGCCCAATATACTCCTCGCTCTCCTCTTCTTTCTCTTTGCGGAAGAGCCAAAGAGGGGAGCAGCCGAAGTGGCAGTGGGCGATCTCGTCGACAAGGGCGTAAACTACATAGGAAAAGTAAGACTCTCGGACTACAAGAATCTCTTCAAAGTGAAAACCAATCTAATCCTTTTCATACAGGGGATCCTCGGCACGATTCCCTGGGGTGCGATTCCATACTATCTGGTGAACTTCTTCGAAACCTCGAAGAACCTGTCGAAGGAATCGGCAACGATGATATTCATCTTCTTTGGAGTCGGGAACGTGCTCGGAATATTCTTTGGAGGACTTATCGGCGGCCTGCTCTACAAGAAGAAGCCGTCCTACATGCCTCTTTTCAGCGGAATAATGACGATAATAGGGACGTTCGTCGCTCTTCTGGCACTGAACTTCCCGCCCGTTGAAGGAGCAGGCGGCTTCGTAATGCTTGGTGCGCTGGGGATGGTTGCTGCCGCTTCCGCTTCTATGACCGGACCCAACATGAAGACCATGCTTATGAATGTCAATGCCCCGGAAAACAGGGGAAGAATCTTTTCCATCTTCAACCTAACCGATTCTCTCGGGACTGGATTCGGGCAGTTCTTTGCCGGGACGCTTGCGACCGCGGTTGGATCTCTAGGTGTGGCAATGAACGTCTCTGCATTGTTCTGGCTCCCATGCGGACTGGTTTTGCTGACCGCGGCGCTGGTATTTCCAAAGGACATTGCCTCCCTAAACAAGAAGATGAAAGAAGCCGCTCTCACAATGGAGAAGGAAAAATAG
- the era gene encoding GTPase Era — translation MKSGTVALVGKPNVGKSTLINTIIGEKIAIVSDKPQTTRNRIGGILTTKKGQIVFYDTPGIHKPLHRLGQYILKVATSSLAGSDLLLVIVDPTDGLRESDRLVANHVNQSRIPVFLAINKVDEYKNERLLQDFQAKAEELFNDIRRTFLISAKKGDGVEELLETIFDFLPEGKMLFPEDLITDRSSRFMASEVIREKVLQNTRQEIPHSVGVVVQEFSDEGNILKIRADVIVERSSQKPIILGKGGSMIKIIGTEARKDLEYIFDQKIFLDLFVKVREKWRDKDTLIQEFTNLRDELQ, via the coding sequence GTGAAGTCCGGGACTGTAGCGTTAGTGGGAAAGCCCAATGTGGGAAAGTCCACATTGATAAACACCATCATCGGCGAGAAGATCGCTATCGTCTCGGACAAACCGCAGACCACCAGAAACCGCATAGGCGGAATACTGACAACGAAGAAGGGGCAGATCGTCTTCTACGATACCCCCGGGATTCACAAGCCTCTTCACAGGCTAGGGCAATACATTCTCAAGGTCGCGACTTCGTCGCTCGCCGGTTCAGACCTGCTGCTGGTAATAGTCGACCCGACTGACGGGCTCCGCGAATCGGACAGGCTCGTTGCCAATCACGTCAACCAAAGCCGAATTCCCGTCTTTCTTGCCATCAACAAGGTTGATGAATACAAAAATGAAAGGCTTCTTCAGGATTTCCAGGCAAAGGCCGAAGAGCTTTTCAACGACATTCGCCGCACCTTCCTGATATCTGCCAAGAAGGGGGACGGTGTTGAAGAACTGCTGGAGACCATCTTCGATTTTCTTCCCGAGGGAAAAATGCTTTTCCCCGAAGACCTCATAACCGATCGTTCATCTAGATTTATGGCATCGGAGGTTATTCGTGAGAAGGTTCTGCAGAACACCAGACAGGAAATTCCTCACTCGGTGGGAGTCGTTGTTCAGGAGTTCAGCGACGAGGGTAATATACTGAAGATAAGGGCCGATGTAATCGTTGAGAGAAGCAGCCAGAAGCCGATAATTCTCGGCAAGGGCGGTTCAATGATCAAGATTATCGGCACTGAAGCAAGGAAGGATCTCGAGTATATATTCGATCAGAAGATCTTCCTCGATCTGTTCGTCAAAGTGCGGGAAAAGTGGAGAGATAAGGATACCTTAATACAGGAGTTCACTAATCTAAGAGACGAACTTCAATAG